The Punica granatum isolate Tunisia-2019 chromosome 4, ASM765513v2, whole genome shotgun sequence sequence AGTTATTTCCCCACCCAACAAGTGCGTTTTCCGGGATTTGAACTTGTGTTCTCCTTTTTACGGGAATTAGAGCTACTTACCTGAATTCAAGGTCTTGTTACGATCACATAGCTTGCAAGTGATGTCCTCACCGGAATTGGTACCCTATCCTGCAAGTCTAATTCTAACTTgccattttaaataattaaggCCCGGGATGTGGCGGTCGGCAATCTCATTGCGAGTTGGCGGCCAATGACGAGGCCACCGGTTACAAGTGAGGCCTCGACCCCGAAAACTCTATTATATGATAATCTATTTCTAAAGCAGCACTGCACCAGTCCCGTAATTGCTTTCTCCAAAAAGAGTGCCATACATACGAGACCGGCAAAGATTGTCTCTTTGCTGTTCCTAGGAGGTTCACGGGACTGACTAACAAAAGCAAAGTAAGCATGTAGATAATCAGAAGCAGGCAAACAAAACAGAACTTGTTCAATGATTTACTCAACTCTCCCATGCCTCCACTGTTGACATCTCtatctccttctctctctctctatatatatatatatataatgaaaaacatatattacttatttcattgtttaattttacttcaatttaatacaatcattataaagcatatgaaaattttgacaatTCGGTATCCTTATTAAAATTACATAATGTATTCTTCGACAGACCCTTATTATGTCATTATATTGATGCATCTTATCCATAACATTGTTGACTTATTCAAGTTCCATAAGTAACAAATCCTATTTAAATACTTTATAAATTGGCCTATAAGATTGAATTAAAAACAATTATTGTTGAGATATACAGTATGCACGTATACAGTATGTCTCTCAACTTATCAAAATATACCAATCATGCTTGTCCTTAAAGTGACTCCATGACTACATGTGCAACGACCAAGTGTGAAATACCTTAGTTGATAGGAAGCAAAAGACGAACATCTCAAGTTGATAGAAAGCAGAAGACAAACGTCTCAAGCTGAACGTGGTGATTCTAAAAAGGATTTTgctatttataaaaaatgtaatttgattttttgaaaagCTATTTATAATGTACTATAAAgaatctataaaaaaaaatgtaatttgaatttttaaaaatttcgtaagatttcaattttcaaaagattttttgatgaataattTCGGAATATTttgttgataattttataacataaaatatttactttCCGAAGATTTcgtttaattttgaaaaatcattttaatttcggaagatttttttgataattttacaacagaaaataattaaattaaaattgagaaaattccaTTAAAAAACGGTGCAAAAACtcaaaagaaaattccattaaAAAACGAAACATTTTGAGGCCATCCTGTCATGCCCACCTCGTCCCTGcgttacacacacacacatatatatatatatatatgtatatactaCAGACAATTTTCCTTGAATTGGGTCGACTGAAGACACAAAGGGGTAGCCATGGAaggctcatcatcatcaaagaGGTAATCGTTTCTAACCTTCACTAAATTGATTGTAAGGAATGGTTTGGTGGAGCCACGAATGGGGAATGCATAAGCCACACGGGCAGGGTTTGAGTTCTCATATTAATGCGGAGAATGATCGATGTTGAGATTTAATGTGACTCCATACTTCTACCAGCATTTCAATCGAGCTACAGCAGATATTATTGAagtatcttcttcttctttttaataCATTCCTCTATATTCATTCCTTAAAAGTGGGAAATCTTTGACGGCCAAAATCCGGCACAAATTTTGACGGATTAGTCTTGGATGGAGTGTTCGAATATTGGAGTGTTTAACATCTATCATACTGAGAAGCTAATCCCGTGTGACTTCTCATGAACATGTTGTCAGGTCCTCAACTTCCAGGAAAGTTAAGGTGACTGAGGTGCAAGACGATGAGATTGAACCACTATCGGGGAAGCCATGGTTCCCTGTCATCCTTACCCGATCCCACATCAAGCCAGAATATAATATggtcttttgttttgtttataaacttcatttattgattttattttttttaatgttcttCGACCTCATTCATAAATTTGATCCGATGTACTTCCTCTTTGTGTGCAGTATATGCCGAACAGGATGAGTGACATTCTTCCTTCCAAGGATATTCCTACGGTTCTCATGTACAGTGGCAAGGAATGGAAGATGGTGTACTATGGTGATCCGAAGAAGGTGAAAAGGTTCAATTCCGAATGGAAGCATTTCGTGGACGACAACGATCTCAAGGCCGAAGATGTGTGTGTTTTTGAGCTGATGGTGTGCACGGCAAGGCAAGTGAAGTTCAAAGTACAGATTCTCAGAGATGACATTCCTCCGGCTTTGCAGGCAAGACTGTACGGTGACAAGGCCTGATCTTCCTACCGCCGTTGCCTAGAAAAATTCATCAAGTATTTGCTGCTCCGCATTTTTGGTTTTATCCATGTCATGTTGATCAGTTGTTCGAATGTTTAGTGGAGGGCGTGTTGTGTTGCTGCCTAAACTATCTGTCATGGCTCTTCTTGGTTATGTTACTTTTATACGTGTTCCTGGGAACTGCCCCCCAGTGACTTCTCACGATGTCACGCATATGCAAGGGTATAACCCCCTATCGAAGTGAATCGTTTCGTGCATATTCTGCAGACTTATAGATTTGCCGAACCTTGTAGATTATCTTTTGCAATGCTGCTGCTGGATGAATGGCCTGAGCCCAACCATCACGACCTGAAATGAGGATATAGTGGTTATTGGATGAACTAATATGCTGCTAAATGTGGATCAGAATCCTCTTGGAGAACAATGCTCTGAAGGTCGGCGTTCCATTTGTGTTAGAGCTCACCCTGTGCTCCTCTGAGGAGGTTAAATTTGAGATATAATTTAAAGAGTTGACAAATTTGTAAGTAAAATCCAAGAGTACATTTGTTAAGCCTGGCAGGTTTTACATACATGTTGAGATCCCAGCGGTTATGTCATTGCTTATGTTGGGGCTATCTTGCATTATGCCCGGAAAATTGAAAACCCGACATCTTGTCACAGCAGCTGCCTTCTTTAACAAATGTCTCCCATTTTTTcgttccttttattttcctgtAATTTGTTCACCGGAACACCTTCACCTTCCCGTATGCAAATTTCATCAcaaaattcatccaagcaatcGATTGAATTGATAATGAAGAATAAGCTATGAAGACTCTGTCCTGATCCGGTTCCCCTCGAACTGGTCATAGGCGGGCTTCGTCCTCAGGAATAGCAAGACGCTGCACAGTAGGCCTACCATAGAAATGCAACCCCACCAAATAAAACTCTGGAAGTAGCACTTCCTTCCCATACACACCATGCTATCACTAAACAGGCTCATTATTTGGGTTCGGCCTGAGCTCTGATCGGCGTTCTGGTCGTACACGAGAGCTGCAAGGAGACCGTAGAGGAGTGATCCAATGGGGATGTTAGTGATAAGGATGTTGTGGTTTACCCCGGCACTGTTGGGACCAAACAGTTCGGAGGTTATAGACACCGCAGCAGAAAAGGTGAACCCAGAGCTCAGACCGATCAGGGCAGTCCCAGCCCGGAGGGCCGATATGCTGCCCGATGCAGAGAGCAGGCAGAATGCAATTGGTGTTGGTATGAGCGCGATTGCAAACCATCCCGTCCTTGCAAAGTACACCTTGCTGCAACAGAGAGATGCTGGAAAGATTAGTCTAATTTCAAATGTTGTGTATGTTGTGGTATtataaacatacataaaaaaatGCTGCTTTCCACTAGAGCACATACTTGCGCAGGAAGTCGGGAGCGGCTGAGAACAGGCGGCCAAAAAATGAGCAAGACGAGTAGAGTGTAACTATGGcactggtctgctcaccgaaCCCGAGAGACTGAGAAATCTGCCCAATGTTGTTGCTGTAGACCAGACCGATCGTTCCCCCGCATAAGTAGGCCAGATAGTAGAGCCAGAAATCCAGTCGCCGAAGAAGCAGCCGAGCAGGGTGCTCCTCCCCGAGCACGGTCAATGCATCTTTTTCCATTATTGCACAGCATCCTTCTATGTGCCACCTCGAGCTCAACCTGGTCCTTCCTGAATTCTCATTCATGGGAAGACgattcgaattagtctcctccCTTCCAAGAAGCTCTTTCTGGAGCTGGAGGTCGTCCGGATCCACAAGGTTGAAGGACGACCAATTAAGTTTGAGGCAAAGACGGCTTGCCCCGATGAGCTGGCGGGTCCACTTCCGTGCGTACACAATCCCAGGGAGGCCGAGGGGTAAGACCAGAAGAAAGATGGCCCCGCCAAGGAAGAGTCTGCCCCGGAAAAGATTGCCCGACAGATGATTTATTAGGAGGACATAGAGGCCGGTGCCAACAGCAATCACATTGAGGCAGAGGAAGATCCGGGAGTCCTGCCTGATGGTGTCGGGAGAAAGCTGCTGAGGCGGCGGTTGTCGGAGCACGGGGATCAGTGCTATACTGGACGTGAAGAGGGGGACAAGCGCATTCAGTAACAAGTACAAGGCGTCATTGCTGGAGTTGATCGCGCTTACTATAAGGTTGTAGAGGGCGGCAGTCAGGCCGTTGAAGCTGATGGTGAGGGATAAGGCGAGAGCACGATTGACAGAAAAGTTGCGGAGGCAGAGAACAAAGCACACTGTGTTGAACCAGCAGATGCTGCACCCGGCTAGCAAGCACAGCACGAACATCTGCAGTATACCCGGGTGTTCAATAGATTGAAACTAGCAAGTGTCTTCGGTTCAATATTCTTTTCGATTGATAATTTGATGATACACAAGATAGAATTGGCATTTGTCTTATGAGACCAGACGGTATGTGTTCGTTCGTCCATCTTGGATGATCGATACGTACGAGAACCAGATATGCAAAGACTGCTCGGTCGAAAATCATGTTAAAAGTCCTCTTTTACTCGGTTTAACTGCAAGTTATAGATACTAGCCTTTATATTCCAGTAAACAAAATTACTCCAGTAGCCCAGGTCCAGCAACAAGAATATAGGAGTTAGGACGTCATTATCGGGGTTACTACTTCCTTCAATTAGATTCTTTTCGGGTGAATATCGGAGCCGAATCTGATAACCATACGTTAATACCCCGGTGCGGTGACAGTGGCACAGCAGCCCCAACAAACCTTCTGTTTCCTAATCTTCTGTGCTGTCCTCAGCAAAGAATTTGGATGAACTGAATTGATCTACTGACCTTCAGT is a genomic window containing:
- the LOC116204993 gene encoding B3 domain-containing protein Os04g0386900-like, with product MEGSSSSKRSSTSRKVKVTEVQDDEIEPLSGKPWFPVILTRSHIKPEYNMYMPNRMSDILPSKDIPTVLMYSGKEWKMVYYGDPKKVKRFNSEWKHFVDDNDLKAEDVCVFELMVCTARQVKFKVQILRDDIPPALQARLYGDKA
- the LOC116204992 gene encoding protein NUCLEAR FUSION DEFECTIVE 4-like, with amino-acid sequence MAGQSRKWMIVVATTWIQAFTGTNFDFSSYSSDLKSVLGISQVQLNYLSVASDMGKAFGWCSGVSLMYFPLWAVMFMAAALGLLAYGLQWLVIQRVIAVPYFLMFVLCLLAGCSICWFNTVCFVLCLRNFSVNRALALSLTISFNGLTAALYNLIVSAINSSNDALYLLLNALVPLFTSSIALIPVLRQPPPQQLSPDTIRQDSRIFLCLNVIAVGTGLYVLLINHLSGNLFRGRLFLGGAIFLLVLPLGLPGIVYARKWTRQLIGASRLCLKLNWSSFNLVDPDDLQLQKELLGREETNSNRLPMNENSGRTRLSSRWHIEGCCAIMEKDALTVLGEEHPARLLLRRLDFWLYYLAYLCGGTIGLVYSNNIGQISQSLGFGEQTSAIVTLYSSCSFFGRLFSAAPDFLRNKVYFARTGWFAIALIPTPIAFCLLSASGSISALRAGTALIGLSSGFTFSAAVSITSELFGPNSAGVNHNILITNIPIGSLLYGLLAALVYDQNADQSSGRTQIMSLFSDSMVCMGRKCYFQSFIWWGCISMVGLLCSVLLFLRTKPAYDQFEGNRIRTESS